The genomic region TTCTTCTAAGGAAAGTTCACCGTCTAAATAGTTGTAAATCTCTTTATAGCCAATAGCTTGAATGGACTGTACATTTCGAATATTTTGTTTATGTAAGTTTTTAACCTCTTCTAGTAAACCGTTATTTATCATTAGATCTACTCGAGCATTAATACGTTCATACAATTTATCACGTTCCATCGTTAATCCGATTAATGAAGTATCATACAGTAATTCTCCTACTCGCTGCTCTCCCTGATTCTGGGACACTGTCTGACCAGTTGTTAAATATACCTCTAGTGCACGGATTACACGACGATGATTATTCGGATGAATATTTTCTGCCGTTTGAGGGTCAACCTGACGTAATCTTTCATAGATGGGTTCAATTCCATGCTTCTCTAACTCTAATTCAAGATGCATGCGGATGGATTCATCTGAACCTTTTGCTGAAAATTGATAATCATACATTACAGATTGTATGTACAGTCCTG from Bacillus sp. BGMRC 2118 harbors:
- the miaA gene encoding tRNA (adenosine(37)-N6)-dimethylallyltransferase MiaA — translated: MNKEKLIVIIGPTAVGKTKLSIDLAKYFDGEIISGDSMQIYRTMDIGTAKVKKEEMEGISHHLIDIKDPVESYSVAEFQVNVRELITEITSRNKIPIIVGGTGLYIQSVMYDYQFSAKGSDESIRMHLELELEKHGIEPIYERLRQVDPQTAENIHPNNHRRVIRALEVYLTTGQTVSQNQGEQRVGELLYDTSLIGLTMERDKLYERINARVDLMINNGLLEEVKNLHKQNIRNVQSIQAIGYKEIYNYLDGELSLEEAIDVLKRNSRRYAKRQLTWFRNKIDVTWFDMTDLDYEKKLKEIIQYIAGKQQ